One window of Desulfonatronovibrio magnus genomic DNA carries:
- a CDS encoding 3'-5' exonuclease — protein sequence MTHPHIKVAISSDFLDSFSKIPPKKQSRVANFVQKFQSNPMLPGINYEKINVAADSNYRSVRIDDAYRGIVLKPAKGNVYVLLWVDQHDDAYSWARNKKCTINPETGSIQIYESVFEAEPQEDTFDLSEPCLFDGVHDRHLKKMGVPEELLPKIRNIRTMKQLEAMSSGLPHEAYEALYFLAEGFSVEEVFNELINYDQPSNIDRQDIAQALEHPDSKRRFRVVADDKELMAMLEAPLEKWRVFLHPAQRMLVERSWNGPVRAMGGAGTGKTVAALHRAKWLAENIFNQNSDKILFTTFTRNLAADLEFNLEKICSADGFSKIEVVNLDRWVNLFLRQNGYEFDISYDGRHLVFWEKALKRASGDLSIRFDKSFFREEWEHLIQSEGITTLQQYLDTDRTGRGIRISRKERVALWAVFEEYRLLLNDNMLKEPDDAMHDALVMLENNPGLVKYSAAIVDEAQDMGPLAFRLLRQLVPESANDLFIAGDAHQRIYRRKAVLGRCGINIRGRGKKLRINYRTTEENRIWAESIISSIPGESLGEAQKESNGYLSMMHGLQPAVHNLPTFEDEITHILKHIQALEQAGEDLSCVCLAVRTNKILEQYKERLEDLNIDVIKILPGDAISSEKKGLRLATMHRVKGLEFDHMIIASVNKTIVPYDSEHFATSDEFIARDNEVMERSLLYVAATRARKTLLVTSYGEPSKFLGFKDESL from the coding sequence ATGACTCATCCCCATATCAAGGTAGCCATTTCCAGTGATTTCCTTGATTCTTTTTCTAAGATACCCCCCAAGAAACAGTCACGGGTGGCGAATTTTGTTCAGAAATTCCAGAGTAATCCAATGCTTCCGGGTATCAACTATGAAAAAATTAATGTGGCTGCTGATTCCAACTACCGTTCAGTGCGGATTGATGATGCTTACAGAGGAATAGTGCTCAAACCTGCAAAAGGAAATGTTTATGTTTTGTTGTGGGTTGATCAGCATGATGACGCATACAGCTGGGCCAGAAATAAAAAGTGCACAATCAATCCCGAAACAGGAAGTATTCAGATATATGAAAGCGTTTTTGAAGCCGAACCACAAGAAGATACCTTTGACTTAAGTGAGCCTTGCCTTTTTGATGGCGTACATGATCGACATCTGAAAAAAATGGGAGTTCCCGAGGAGCTCCTTCCCAAAATCAGAAATATTAGAACAATGAAGCAGCTGGAGGCAATGTCGTCAGGTTTGCCCCATGAAGCATACGAGGCGCTTTATTTTCTTGCTGAAGGGTTTTCTGTGGAAGAGGTTTTCAACGAGCTTATTAATTATGATCAGCCTTCCAATATAGACCGGCAGGACATTGCTCAAGCCCTGGAACATCCTGATTCAAAGCGCCGTTTCCGAGTAGTTGCAGATGATAAGGAGTTGATGGCCATGCTTGAGGCTCCCCTGGAAAAATGGAGAGTATTCCTTCACCCTGCCCAGAGAATGCTGGTGGAGCGTTCCTGGAACGGACCGGTTCGGGCAATGGGAGGAGCCGGAACAGGCAAAACCGTTGCTGCCCTGCACCGGGCCAAGTGGCTGGCAGAAAATATATTTAATCAAAACAGCGATAAGATACTTTTCACCACATTCACCAGAAATCTGGCAGCAGATCTTGAATTTAATCTGGAAAAGATTTGTTCAGCAGATGGTTTTAGCAAGATTGAAGTGGTCAACTTAGATAGGTGGGTCAATCTCTTTCTGCGTCAGAACGGATATGAATTCGATATTTCCTATGATGGCAGACACCTCGTTTTCTGGGAAAAAGCTCTGAAGCGTGCCTCAGGTGATTTATCAATCAGATTTGATAAATCATTTTTTCGTGAGGAGTGGGAACACCTTATTCAGTCTGAAGGTATTACTACCCTGCAGCAATACTTAGATACAGACAGGACCGGACGAGGCATAAGGATAAGCCGCAAAGAGCGAGTGGCTCTATGGGCTGTTTTTGAGGAGTACAGGCTGCTTTTGAATGACAACATGCTCAAAGAACCAGATGATGCCATGCATGACGCCCTGGTCATGCTTGAAAACAATCCCGGCCTGGTAAAGTACAGTGCTGCAATAGTTGATGAGGCTCAAGACATGGGGCCTCTGGCCTTCAGACTTCTCAGGCAATTAGTTCCAGAAAGTGCAAATGATCTGTTCATAGCCGGAGATGCTCACCAGAGAATATATCGCCGTAAAGCAGTGCTTGGTAGATGCGGGATTAATATTCGCGGCAGGGGAAAAAAGCTAAGGATAAATTACCGGACAACTGAAGAAAACCGGATCTGGGCGGAAAGTATCATTAGCAGCATCCCCGGTGAGAGCCTGGGTGAAGCACAGAAAGAAAGTAATGGGTACTTGTCCATGATGCATGGGCTCCAGCCGGCAGTCCATAACCTGCCCACCTTTGAAGATGAAATTACTCATATCCTGAAGCATATCCAGGCACTTGAACAGGCAGGTGAAGACTTGAGCTGTGTCTGCCTTGCTGTTCGTACCAACAAAATACTGGAACAATACAAGGAAAGACTCGAAGATTTAAATATTGATGTCATCAAGATTTTACCAGGTGATGCCATCAGCTCAGAAAAGAAAGGGCTCCGATTGGCCACCATGCACAGGGTCAAGGGTTTGGAATTTGATCATATGATCATAGCCTCGGTGAACAAGACCATTGTGCCTTATGACAGTGAGCATTTTGCGACCAGCGATGAGTTTATTGCCCGAGACAACGAGGTCATGGAGCGGTCACTGCTCTATGTAGCTGCAACCAGAGCAAGGAAGACACTTCTGGTTACCAGTTATGGGGAGCCTTCTAAGTTTTTGGGGTTCAAGGATGAAAGTCTATAG